One Nonomuraea angiospora DNA segment encodes these proteins:
- a CDS encoding secondary thiamine-phosphate synthase enzyme YjbQ: protein MRSEIISVATGSRETVHDITTECADFVHRQGEDGLLHIFVPHATAGVALLELGSRSDDDLLAALRDLLPADDRWRHAHGSPGHGRSHVMPALIPPYATVPVLGGRLALGTWQSIALVDLNVDNRQRQVRLSFLSD, encoded by the coding sequence GTGAGATCTGAAATCATCTCCGTGGCTACAGGGTCACGAGAGACTGTGCACGACATCACCACTGAATGCGCTGATTTCGTGCACAGGCAGGGCGAAGACGGGCTGTTGCATATCTTTGTGCCCCATGCGACCGCCGGTGTCGCCCTGCTCGAGTTGGGCTCGCGCAGCGACGACGATCTTCTCGCCGCGCTGCGCGACCTGTTGCCGGCCGATGATCGCTGGCGTCACGCCCACGGCTCACCCGGTCACGGACGGTCACACGTCATGCCCGCGCTGATCCCGCCGTACGCCACGGTCCCCGTGCTGGGCGGGCGTCTGGCGCTCGGCACGTGGCAGTCGATCGCACTCGTCGACCTGAACGTCGACAACCGGCAACGTCAGGTTCGCCTGTCGTTTTTGTCTGATTGA
- a CDS encoding DUF3052 domain-containing protein — MSATAGQAQGERGLAERLGLKPGQVVQEIGWDEDVDDELRDSIEDLTGNELLDEESDDVVDVVLMWWRDGDGDLFDALSDAMRALADGGQIWLLTPKAGREGHVEPSDIGEDATTAGLSQTSSISAAPDWSGTRLVTPKGKR; from the coding sequence GTGAGCGCGACCGCGGGTCAGGCGCAGGGCGAGCGCGGCCTGGCCGAACGGCTCGGCCTCAAGCCGGGTCAGGTGGTGCAGGAGATCGGTTGGGACGAGGACGTCGACGACGAGCTTCGCGACTCCATCGAGGACCTGACCGGTAACGAGCTGCTGGACGAAGAGAGCGACGACGTCGTGGACGTCGTGCTGATGTGGTGGCGCGACGGCGACGGAGACCTCTTCGACGCCCTCAGCGACGCCATGCGAGCACTCGCCGACGGTGGCCAGATCTGGCTGCTGACTCCCAAGGCAGGACGCGAGGGCCACGTGGAGCCGAGCGACATCGGGGAGGATGCCACTACCGCGGGCCTCTCACAGACCAGCAGCATCTCCGCCGCACCGGACTGGTCCGGGACCAGGCTCGTCACGCCCAAGGGCAAACGGTAG
- a CDS encoding peroxiredoxin, which produces MNAHPAEVGALAPDFELQDQHGTPVSLSQFRGSKVVLVFYPLAFSGICHGELSALRDRPIDGAQLLTVSVDSMFTHRAWADREGYTFPLLSDFWPHGQVARAYGVFDEAKGFALRGTFIIDGEGVIRWSVVNPASAARDLADYAKALADIS; this is translated from the coding sequence GTGAACGCACATCCTGCCGAGGTCGGCGCCCTGGCTCCGGATTTCGAGCTGCAGGACCAGCACGGCACCCCGGTGAGCCTGTCTCAGTTCCGGGGCTCCAAAGTCGTGCTGGTCTTCTACCCGCTTGCCTTCAGCGGGATCTGTCACGGCGAGCTGTCCGCGCTGCGCGACCGGCCGATCGACGGCGCACAGCTGCTGACCGTCTCCGTCGACTCCATGTTCACGCACCGTGCGTGGGCAGATCGCGAGGGTTATACGTTTCCGCTGCTCTCCGATTTCTGGCCACATGGACAGGTCGCGCGGGCGTACGGTGTGTTCGATGAGGCGAAGGGGTTCGCTCTTCGGGGGACCTTCATCATCGACGGCGAGGGCGTGATCCGGTGGTCGGTGGTCAATCCGGCCTCCGCCGCACGCGACCTCGCCGACTACGCCAAGGCACTCGCCGACATTTCTTGA
- a CDS encoding ROK family protein yields MTPSVSDSPNPSVSVSPNPAPSSFVVALDVGGTSMKGGLVSDSGVVLLSERRPTPRAEGPEAVVSAISDFISHLASSGDGTPAGVGLAVPGLVSDNAAVYAANLGWRDVPATSFTTLDIPVLLGHDVRTGGLAESILGAGRGLSDFLFLPIGTGIAGASIIRGEPYGGSSGWAGEIGHTPVFPDGEQCACGQFGCLETYASAASVGRRYSQRADVEGVKAEQVVSSDDPIAIEVWDEAVEALSLALATYTLLLDPTVIVLGGGLAEAGPALFDPVRTRLVKRLAFRDAPPLVPAALGVDAGMLGAALLGWRAAGHPELGPGWTVDVRSGPVVS; encoded by the coding sequence ATGACTCCGAGCGTGAGCGACAGCCCGAACCCGAGTGTGAGCGTGAGCCCGAACCCGGCTCCGAGCTCGTTCGTCGTCGCGCTCGACGTCGGCGGCACGTCCATGAAGGGCGGCCTGGTCAGCGACTCCGGCGTGGTGCTGCTGAGCGAGCGGCGCCCGACCCCGCGGGCGGAGGGCCCGGAGGCGGTCGTGTCCGCCATCTCCGACTTCATCAGCCACCTGGCCTCCTCGGGCGACGGCACCCCGGCGGGCGTGGGCCTGGCCGTCCCCGGCCTGGTCTCCGACAACGCCGCCGTCTACGCCGCGAACCTGGGCTGGCGCGACGTCCCCGCCACGAGCTTCACCACCCTGGACATCCCCGTCCTGCTCGGACACGACGTACGCACCGGCGGCCTCGCCGAGAGCATCCTCGGCGCGGGCCGGGGCCTGTCCGACTTCCTCTTCCTCCCCATCGGCACGGGGATCGCGGGCGCCTCGATCATCCGCGGCGAACCGTACGGCGGCTCCTCCGGCTGGGCCGGCGAGATCGGCCACACCCCGGTCTTCCCGGACGGGGAGCAGTGCGCGTGCGGCCAGTTCGGCTGCCTGGAGACGTACGCCTCGGCCGCCTCGGTGGGCCGCCGCTACAGCCAGCGCGCCGACGTGGAGGGCGTCAAGGCGGAGCAGGTGGTCTCCTCCGACGACCCGATCGCCATAGAGGTCTGGGACGAGGCCGTGGAGGCCCTGTCGCTGGCGCTGGCCACGTACACGCTCCTGCTGGACCCCACGGTGATCGTCCTCGGCGGCGGCCTCGCCGAAGCCGGCCCCGCCCTCTTCGACCCGGTACGCACCCGCCTCGTCAAACGCCTCGCCTTCCGCGACGCACCCCCACTGGTGCCGGCCGCACTCGGCGTCGACGCCGGCATGCTCGGAGCCGCCCTCCTGGGCTGGCGCGCCGCCGGCCACCCCGAACTGGGCCCGGGGTGGACAGTGGATGTGCGATCGGGCCCCGTGGTGTCGTAA
- a CDS encoding site-specific integrase yields the protein MVRLPRSVRQKGDTKTVKSRRSLKLPRRCVEALRLLKEAQEIAQEKAGDRWKGTDLVFCTRTGTPVTAHNVRHDFRKVVEGAGLTGREWSPRELRHSFVSVLSDSGVPIEDISRLVGHSNTVVTETVYRHQIRPVIMQGAAAMDKIFGS from the coding sequence ATGGTGCGCCTTCCTCGGTCCGTCCGGCAGAAGGGCGACACCAAGACGGTGAAGTCCCGCCGGTCGCTCAAGCTGCCCCGGCGCTGCGTGGAGGCGCTGCGCCTGCTCAAGGAAGCCCAAGAGATCGCTCAGGAGAAGGCGGGAGATCGCTGGAAGGGTACGGATCTCGTGTTCTGCACGCGGACCGGTACACCCGTCACGGCCCACAACGTACGGCATGACTTCCGGAAGGTGGTGGAGGGGGCGGGGCTCACCGGGCGGGAGTGGTCCCCTCGCGAGCTGCGGCACAGCTTTGTGTCCGTGCTGTCAGACTCCGGCGTCCCCATCGAGGACATCTCGCGCCTGGTCGGGCACTCCAACACGGTGGTCACCGAGACGGTCTACCGGCACCAGATCCGGCCCGTGATCATGCAAGGAGCTGCGGCGATGGACAAGATCTTCGGGAGTTAG
- a CDS encoding GntR family transcriptional regulator gives METNTDGKDARWRVIATDLRAAILDGRYPPGGALPSEPELVRKYDVSRPTVRKAIDTLVSEGLAYVMSGRGSFVRPMPERRTILITDHDRPDLAAPGNHPDVQAFGWDLAQRDREPEAPLFTSEKTTANRDVAVMLSVRPGHPVIHRRSMWHRGHTAAIHGVSACLEINSYTNADMLPDWDDPKRHAQYRKRPGFFYQSLIREHGPVRWMTLTTARIAYEDERTALGMDYAEAVLIIRRTMAHPNGHPIEVTEVKAPANRYEIGYHRELADDAEAALTSQELSDNGIDLVI, from the coding sequence ATGGAGACCAACACCGACGGCAAAGACGCCCGCTGGCGCGTCATCGCCACCGACCTACGAGCCGCCATCCTGGACGGCCGCTACCCCCCCGGCGGCGCGCTGCCCAGCGAACCCGAACTCGTCAGGAAGTACGACGTCTCCCGCCCAACCGTCCGCAAGGCCATCGACACCCTCGTCTCCGAAGGCCTGGCTTACGTCATGAGCGGACGCGGCTCCTTCGTCCGCCCCATGCCCGAACGCCGCACCATCCTCATCACCGACCACGACCGACCCGACCTCGCAGCCCCCGGAAACCACCCCGATGTCCAGGCATTCGGCTGGGACCTCGCCCAACGCGACCGCGAACCCGAAGCCCCGCTCTTCACCAGCGAGAAGACCACCGCCAACCGCGACGTCGCGGTCATGCTCAGCGTCCGCCCCGGCCACCCGGTCATCCACCGCCGCAGCATGTGGCACCGAGGCCACACCGCCGCCATCCACGGTGTATCGGCCTGCCTGGAGATCAACTCCTACACCAACGCCGACATGCTCCCTGACTGGGACGACCCCAAGCGCCACGCCCAGTACCGCAAGCGCCCCGGCTTCTTCTACCAGTCCCTCATCCGCGAACACGGCCCCGTCCGCTGGATGACCCTCACCACCGCCCGCATCGCCTACGAAGACGAACGCACCGCACTCGGCATGGACTACGCCGAAGCCGTCCTCATCATCCGCCGCACCATGGCCCACCCCAACGGCCACCCCATCGAAGTCACCGAGGTCAAGGCCCCCGCCAACCGCTACGAGATCGGCTACCATCGCGAACTCGCCGACGACGCCGAAGCCGCGCTGACGTCGCAGGAACTCAGCGACAACGGCATTGATCTGGTGATCTAA
- a CDS encoding DUF4240 domain-containing protein — protein MDIDEFWHLIEHSARHRPNEARLRWLEQRLASRSAEEIIDFESWILEARRKVDTNLMWGTATLLHLIGGNDSFRYFQMWLVGLGRETFEKVAGDPDTLADVPEVQRFLTMQRDRIPRTNDDWPELESLSYVALTAWEKVTGTGSDALFDALEARGHAFHETPHSTDERWDPEDDEEAARRVPRSHRFIRAFYGRT, from the coding sequence GTGGACATCGACGAGTTCTGGCATCTGATCGAGCATTCGGCACGACACCGGCCGAACGAAGCGCGCCTGAGGTGGCTGGAACAGCGGTTGGCGTCGCGTTCCGCCGAAGAAATCATCGACTTCGAGTCGTGGATTCTGGAAGCTCGGCGCAAGGTTGACACCAACTTGATGTGGGGCACAGCCACCCTCTTACACCTGATAGGCGGCAACGACAGCTTTCGGTATTTCCAGATGTGGTTGGTCGGCCTCGGCCGTGAGACCTTCGAGAAGGTCGCCGGCGACCCGGACACACTTGCGGACGTGCCAGAGGTCCAGCGCTTTCTCACTATGCAACGAGATCGAATCCCCCGAACTAACGACGACTGGCCGGAGCTCGAATCCCTGTCCTACGTGGCTCTCACAGCTTGGGAGAAAGTTACAGGCACAGGCAGCGACGCCTTGTTCGATGCTCTTGAGGCTCGTGGTCATGCGTTCCACGAAACGCCTCATTCCACCGACGAGCGTTGGGATCCAGAAGATGATGAGGAGGCGGCCCGCAGGGTGCCACGCAGCCATCGATTCATCCGCGCGTTCTACGGTCGCACTTAG
- a CDS encoding tyrosine-type recombinase/integrase, whose product MPGRRAGGGPGVWRRAAPPLDQFTAPEADALIFTGSQGGILRRSNFRRAAKWDESTRKIGFPGLHFHDLRHTGNTIAASSGESLKDLMQRMGHDSVRAALIYQHSTAEADRRIADAMNAKIANNPNGS is encoded by the coding sequence ATGCCCGGACGGCGGGCGGGCGGGGGGCCGGGGGTATGGCGGCGCGCCGCGCCGCCGCTTGATCAGTTCACCGCCCCAGAGGCCGACGCGCTGATCTTCACCGGCTCGCAGGGCGGCATCCTCCGTCGGAGCAACTTCCGGCGCGCGGCCAAGTGGGACGAGAGCACGAGAAAGATCGGCTTCCCGGGTCTGCACTTTCATGATCTCCGGCACACCGGCAACACGATCGCCGCGAGCTCCGGCGAGAGTCTCAAAGATCTCATGCAGCGCATGGGGCATGACTCGGTCCGGGCCGCGCTGATCTATCAGCACAGCACGGCTGAGGCTGACCGCAGGATCGCCGACGCGATGAACGCGAAGATCGCAAACAACCCCAATGGATCTTGA
- a CDS encoding CPCC family cysteine-rich protein, with protein MTHLSIEEIRERKRWVLSVMAEQGGNFLRLPPRDQPYTCPCCFHPTLQYRGGFQMCDECCWEDDGQDDHNADVVMGGPNGSDSLTTERRRYREMRGLPPLEL; from the coding sequence ATGACCCATCTCAGCATCGAGGAGATCCGCGAGCGGAAGCGATGGGTCTTGTCTGTGATGGCGGAACAGGGCGGAAACTTCCTTCGACTACCGCCGCGCGATCAGCCGTACACGTGCCCATGCTGCTTCCACCCGACCCTTCAGTACCGCGGCGGCTTCCAGATGTGTGATGAATGCTGTTGGGAGGACGACGGACAGGATGATCACAACGCCGATGTCGTCATGGGTGGCCCCAACGGGTCGGATAGCTTGACCACAGAGCGGCGGCGCTACCGAGAGATGCGGGGACTGCCGCCGCTAGAGCTGTGA
- a CDS encoding ATP-binding protein, whose amino-acid sequence MSQHVHELVARLRTTGGDYDDVEVKSAAGGLPQSLASTLSALANHPGGGTIILGLDEATGFRPVQLSDPQALKQGLAHKARSFSPPVQLTISDAEVDGAPVIVARVHECDPSAKPCRIAASGTAYMRGYDGDFPLSDLEEQAFLAARKPPLFDRQPVTGATREDLDGDLVTAFLRSVRERDPHGLGRFPDDVELLRRAGVTLPDGTPTVAGLLALGVHPQEWFPRFVIQASAEPLPTDPAGSRARNQTTITGAIPRMLEDALHWARRTFDTSVVSAPDGTVRDQPAYPYIAFREIIANALIHRDLDHWSAGMAVEVRLRRDRLIVSNPGGLYGITVDRLGRDAVTSARNARLVAICQHARTPETGARVIEALATGIPIVANALAEAELPPAHYIDAAIRFTVVLRQQAGPVIRPGSDLNETELRVYDALAAGTRSVAELKQELNLSAPNIRKALRELRLRGLVEQLGGQGRSTTYRRLSE is encoded by the coding sequence ATGAGCCAGCACGTGCACGAGTTGGTCGCACGTCTCCGCACGACCGGGGGAGACTACGACGATGTCGAGGTCAAGTCGGCGGCAGGAGGGCTGCCGCAGTCGCTCGCCTCAACTCTGAGCGCGCTCGCAAACCATCCAGGTGGCGGGACGATCATCCTCGGCCTCGACGAGGCCACCGGCTTTCGTCCGGTACAGCTTTCAGATCCGCAAGCTCTCAAGCAGGGCCTCGCTCACAAGGCTCGCTCGTTCTCACCGCCTGTTCAGCTCACGATCAGCGACGCAGAAGTGGACGGGGCGCCGGTCATCGTCGCCAGAGTGCATGAATGCGATCCGTCGGCCAAGCCGTGTCGGATCGCGGCGTCGGGCACGGCATACATGCGGGGGTACGACGGGGACTTCCCACTGTCGGATTTGGAAGAGCAGGCATTCCTTGCCGCCCGTAAGCCACCGCTCTTCGACCGGCAACCCGTGACAGGCGCCACCCGTGAGGACCTGGACGGCGACCTTGTCACAGCATTCCTACGTTCGGTGCGCGAACGGGATCCCCACGGCCTCGGCCGTTTCCCTGACGATGTCGAGTTGCTCCGGCGTGCCGGAGTGACTCTGCCCGACGGCACTCCGACCGTCGCAGGTCTGTTGGCTTTGGGGGTCCATCCACAGGAGTGGTTTCCGCGCTTCGTCATCCAGGCTTCGGCGGAGCCATTGCCGACCGATCCCGCAGGATCGCGGGCTCGGAATCAGACGACGATCACCGGGGCCATTCCGCGGATGCTGGAAGACGCCTTGCACTGGGCACGGCGAACCTTTGACACCAGCGTCGTGTCGGCTCCGGACGGGACCGTTCGTGATCAGCCCGCCTATCCGTACATCGCCTTCCGCGAGATCATCGCGAATGCTCTTATCCATCGCGACCTCGATCATTGGTCGGCCGGCATGGCCGTAGAGGTTCGGCTCCGCCGTGACCGGTTGATCGTCTCCAACCCGGGCGGCCTGTACGGCATCACGGTCGATCGGCTCGGCCGGGATGCTGTCACCTCCGCACGCAATGCGCGACTCGTTGCGATCTGCCAACACGCTCGCACGCCAGAAACAGGCGCGCGAGTGATCGAGGCGCTGGCAACCGGCATTCCGATCGTGGCCAACGCCCTGGCAGAGGCCGAGCTCCCACCTGCGCATTACATCGATGCCGCCATCCGATTCACTGTCGTCCTACGGCAGCAGGCAGGTCCCGTCATCCGTCCGGGCTCCGACCTGAACGAGACGGAGCTACGCGTCTACGACGCCTTGGCGGCCGGGACGCGCAGTGTCGCTGAACTCAAGCAGGAACTGAACCTGTCCGCACCCAACATCCGCAAGGCACTCCGCGAACTGAGATTGAGAGGACTCGTCGAGCAACTGGGGGGCCAAGGACGGTCAACAACCTACCGGAGACTCTCGGAATAG
- a CDS encoding MFS transporter: protein MVSASLGPAYHRLWLATVLSNLGDGIRMAALPLLAAAITSDPVAVAGVAIAGQSPWLLFGLFAGAIIDRFDQRRLAAAVDVVRVSMLAVLVVSVSLDFAGIALLYLVAFVCGVGETLRDTATATLLPPLVKDADLDRANGGLVNAEVAGNELVGPPIGGYLFGVALVLPFAVNGGALALAAALIFSLPDVFAPKAGSYGTKGRIWSDTRAGLRWLIKHPRLRMIVGLGAVFAAMDSAWFAVLVLYVPQVLGLPAWGYGVLLGVGAVGGLAGGFFATRVTRMIGPGGALAGCLGFAAIGQLMIGLTASAVVVAVGLVITSAAFGVWAVVARTTRQRLTPAEMLGRVSSAAMTAVMSASPLGALLGGLLAAEWGLRAPILVGVPVLTVAAVVCFLAMRERG, encoded by the coding sequence ATGGTTTCGGCGTCATTGGGACCGGCGTACCACCGGTTATGGCTGGCGACGGTGCTGTCCAATCTGGGCGATGGGATTCGGATGGCCGCCTTGCCGTTGTTGGCAGCCGCCATCACCTCTGATCCGGTCGCGGTGGCTGGTGTCGCCATCGCCGGGCAGAGCCCGTGGTTGTTGTTCGGGCTGTTCGCCGGGGCGATCATTGATCGATTTGACCAGCGTCGCCTTGCTGCGGCCGTCGATGTGGTTCGGGTATCGATGCTGGCCGTCCTGGTCGTTTCGGTTTCTCTGGATTTTGCCGGGATCGCGCTGCTTTACCTGGTGGCGTTCGTCTGCGGTGTAGGCGAGACGCTGCGCGACACCGCAACGGCCACGCTCCTTCCGCCTCTGGTGAAAGACGCCGATCTCGACCGGGCCAACGGTGGATTGGTCAACGCCGAGGTCGCGGGGAACGAATTAGTGGGGCCGCCGATCGGTGGATATCTATTCGGCGTGGCGCTGGTGCTCCCGTTCGCAGTCAACGGCGGAGCCCTGGCCTTGGCGGCCGCTCTGATCTTCAGCCTGCCTGACGTGTTCGCGCCGAAAGCCGGTTCGTACGGCACCAAGGGCCGGATCTGGAGTGACACGCGCGCCGGTCTGCGGTGGCTGATCAAACATCCTCGCTTGCGAATGATCGTGGGCTTGGGTGCCGTGTTCGCGGCGATGGACAGTGCCTGGTTCGCCGTGCTCGTGCTCTACGTGCCTCAGGTCCTCGGTCTACCGGCTTGGGGCTATGGCGTGTTGCTGGGCGTCGGCGCCGTTGGGGGGCTCGCCGGAGGGTTCTTCGCGACACGGGTCACGCGAATGATCGGACCTGGGGGGGCTCTGGCTGGGTGCCTCGGTTTCGCCGCGATCGGGCAACTGATGATCGGCCTTACCGCTTCTGCCGTCGTGGTGGCCGTGGGTCTGGTCATCACGAGTGCTGCGTTCGGCGTGTGGGCCGTCGTGGCCCGTACTACTCGTCAGCGGCTTACTCCAGCCGAGATGCTCGGTCGAGTGAGCAGCGCGGCGATGACCGCGGTGATGAGCGCGTCTCCGCTGGGAGCCCTCCTCGGTGGCCTGCTGGCGGCCGAGTGGGGGTTGAGAGCGCCGATCCTCGTTGGAGTTCCGGTCTTGACGGTGGCGGCTGTCGTTTGCTTCCTCGCGATGCGCGAACGCGGCTGA
- a CDS encoding FUSC family protein — MGDRWRHLTASAERQVAYVRAQLAGLARPDSHQRLQVRQIAKATLAAVLAWLVASRLSLSQAAWIAPATAVIMVHATVYQTLTNGLRRVAAVATGVILAGAVGYVMGLGVLSLVLIVPPALLAARWRRMGRHGSDVATTAVLMLSFGAASEEGYLLGYVVATAIGAMSGISVNLLLWPPLYRDRPVLAVRRLGRETAALLGAMAEGLRDGWDLSELPEWERQAVRLDEHLAAATTAVADRTESRRYNLRLRLHPRSGAADPSPVLRLLTSAAAHVHAIVHALSYLDHPAAPGTGPGQPADVSDDYARDYADLLDLLAEALASKVRRGDPAHTHELIGRAQAHAARIHERMTSEIRHGEIEHPGGWALSGSLLTDADRILAILSDHQDTLPGYGRAKT; from the coding sequence ATGGGCGATAGGTGGAGACATTTAACCGCATCGGCCGAGCGACAGGTCGCCTATGTCCGGGCGCAGCTCGCAGGGCTGGCCAGGCCGGATTCGCACCAGCGGTTACAGGTGCGGCAGATCGCCAAGGCCACCCTGGCGGCGGTGCTGGCCTGGCTGGTGGCCAGCCGGCTGTCGCTGTCCCAGGCGGCCTGGATCGCGCCGGCCACCGCCGTGATCATGGTGCACGCCACCGTCTACCAGACGCTGACCAACGGGCTGCGCCGCGTCGCGGCCGTGGCCACCGGGGTCATCCTGGCCGGCGCCGTCGGATACGTGATGGGCCTGGGCGTGCTGAGCCTGGTCCTCATCGTGCCGCCCGCGCTGCTGGCCGCGCGCTGGCGTCGGATGGGGCGTCACGGCAGCGACGTCGCCACCACCGCCGTGCTCATGCTGTCCTTCGGCGCCGCCTCCGAGGAGGGCTATCTGCTGGGCTACGTCGTGGCCACCGCCATCGGCGCGATGAGCGGGATAAGCGTGAACCTGCTGCTGTGGCCGCCGCTGTATCGCGACCGTCCCGTCCTGGCGGTACGCCGCCTCGGCCGTGAGACCGCCGCCCTGCTCGGTGCCATGGCCGAAGGGCTGCGCGACGGCTGGGATCTGTCCGAGCTGCCGGAATGGGAACGCCAGGCCGTACGCCTGGACGAGCATCTGGCCGCGGCCACCACCGCGGTGGCCGACAGAACCGAGAGCCGTCGCTACAACCTGCGCCTTCGCCTCCATCCGCGATCCGGCGCCGCCGACCCGAGCCCGGTGCTGCGGCTGCTGACGTCGGCGGCGGCGCACGTGCACGCCATCGTGCACGCCCTGTCCTACCTCGACCACCCCGCCGCTCCGGGGACCGGCCCCGGGCAGCCGGCCGACGTCAGCGACGACTACGCCCGCGACTACGCCGACCTGCTCGACCTGCTGGCCGAGGCGCTGGCCAGCAAGGTACGCCGCGGCGACCCCGCCCATACGCATGAACTGATCGGCCGCGCCCAAGCCCATGCCGCCCGCATCCATGAGCGGATGACCAGCGAGATCCGCCACGGCGAGATCGAGCACCCCGGCGGCTGGGCGCTCAGCGGCAGCCTGCTCACCGACGCCGACCGCATCCTGGCCATCCTCTCCGACCACCAGGACACCCTGCCCGGCTACGGCCGAGCGAAGACGTAA
- a CDS encoding LysR family substrate-binding domain-containing protein, giving the protein MTDGETKVFRLAYVPGVTPAKWVNIWSERMPDVPITLATVAAAEAVGLLRDGGADAGFVRLPVDRDGLSVIPLYVETTVVVVPKDHAVAAVDEVSAADLADEEVLHPLDDTIEWTVRPGLPAFTRPATTAEAIELVAAGAGLLLVPQSLARLHHRRDLTYRPVSDAPQSQVALAWPTDATTDLVEDFIGIVRGRTVNSSRGRTPASPAEKPAQRQPQKPAKNRSGRRAVAADRKRKGHRPR; this is encoded by the coding sequence GTGACTGACGGGGAGACCAAGGTGTTCCGGCTGGCGTACGTGCCTGGGGTGACACCCGCGAAATGGGTCAACATCTGGTCGGAGAGGATGCCCGACGTGCCGATCACCCTGGCCACGGTTGCCGCGGCCGAGGCGGTGGGTCTCCTCCGGGACGGCGGCGCCGACGCCGGCTTCGTCAGGCTGCCGGTCGACAGGGACGGGCTCAGCGTGATTCCGCTCTACGTGGAGACCACGGTGGTCGTGGTGCCCAAGGACCACGCGGTGGCCGCCGTCGACGAGGTGTCCGCCGCCGACCTGGCCGACGAGGAGGTGCTCCATCCTCTGGACGACACCATCGAGTGGACGGTCCGGCCCGGACTGCCCGCCTTCACCCGCCCGGCCACGACGGCGGAGGCGATCGAGCTCGTAGCGGCCGGCGCCGGGCTTCTCCTGGTTCCGCAGTCGCTGGCCCGCCTCCACCACCGCAGGGACCTCACTTACCGGCCGGTGTCGGACGCGCCGCAGTCCCAGGTCGCCCTGGCCTGGCCCACGGACGCGACCACCGACCTGGTGGAGGACTTCATCGGCATCGTGCGTGGCCGGACAGTGAACAGCTCGCGGGGCCGTACCCCTGCCTCCCCTGCGGAGAAACCGGCACAGCGGCAGCCACAGAAACCCGCGAAGAACCGCTCCGGCCGCCGGGCGGTCGCGGCCGACCGTAAAAGGAAGGGCCACCGGCCCCGGTGA
- a CDS encoding DUF5997 family protein — protein MTSSKPKSIQTMKPETAAKKLGVLLSATPAEFQAGVVSRDELNELQSRPPAWLTELRRNGPHPRQVVAAKLGVSNSGLIRAGITEPLTTAEIDALKAENPAWLEHERSVQAEARKEALRLKQRQDS, from the coding sequence ATGACCTCGTCCAAACCGAAGAGCATCCAGACGATGAAGCCCGAGACGGCGGCCAAGAAACTGGGTGTCCTCCTCTCGGCCACTCCCGCCGAGTTCCAGGCGGGCGTCGTCTCCAGGGACGAGCTGAACGAATTGCAGTCGAGGCCGCCCGCCTGGCTCACTGAGCTGCGCCGCAACGGCCCGCACCCCAGGCAGGTCGTCGCCGCGAAGCTCGGGGTCTCCAATTCGGGCCTGATCAGAGCCGGGATCACCGAACCGCTCACCACCGCCGAGATCGATGCGCTGAAGGCGGAGAACCCGGCGTGGCTGGAGCACGAGCGGTCCGTCCAGGCCGAGGCCCGCAAAGAAGCACTCCGCCTCAAGCAACGGCAGGACAGCTGA